One window of Nymphaea colorata isolate Beijing-Zhang1983 chromosome 11, ASM883128v2, whole genome shotgun sequence genomic DNA carries:
- the LOC116264314 gene encoding probable CCR4-associated factor 1 homolog 7, with translation MSNNSVIIKRVWKDNFDAEMRIIRERTMIDHPFISLTSRLLLCSGRIPMGNEWGNSDVNYASLLRMDNVFKNIVQVGVALCDKLGRLPRCNETGRPCIWEFNLMPLDESANKPKMIRSFLDNFCSGVKVEQLRSQGIHPERMAAELWHCSSLMKEKISWVVFKGGQDFAALLRWTKQGAQGLPVEQKEFFKLLDHYFPMFYDMAAVIGFDPTADDGTIDISAKSINVGREDVPPYGAASDSLLALQMFMRIKMSKKGSALLEKKAWVLYGITSEREANAVPTFNNAAL, from the coding sequence ATGTCCAACAATAGCGTCATCATCAAGCGTGTCTGGAAAGACAATTTCGACGCCGAGATGAGAATCATCAGGGAAAGGACCATGATTGATCATCCCTTCATTTCCCTCACCAGCCGTCTTCTGCTATGCAGTGGGAGGATCCCTATGGGAAATGAGTGGGGCAACTCGGACGTCAACTACGCATCTCTACTGCGGATGGACAACGTGTTCAAGAACATAGTGCAAGTGGGGGTTGCCTTGTGCGACAAACTAGGGAGGCTGCCACGCTGCAACGAGACCGGGAGGCCCTGCATATGGGAGTTCAACCTCATGCCGCTGGATGAATCAGCCAATAAACCTAAAATGATACGGAGCTTCTTGGACAACTTCTGCAGTGGGGTCAAAGTTGAGCAGTTGAGGAGCCAGGGAATCCATCCGGAACGCATGGCCGCCGAGCTCTGGCACTGTAGCTCGCTCATGAAGGAGAAGATCAGTTGGGTGGTTTTCAAAGGCGGACAGGACTTTGCCGCTCTGCTGAGGTGGACGAAACAAGGGGCTCAGGGCTTGCCGGTTGAGCAGAAGGAATTCTTTAAGCTGCTGGATCATTACTTCCCGATGTTCTACGACATGGCTGCGGTTATTGGCTTCGACCCGACGGCCGACGATGGAACAATCGACATCTCAGCCAAGTCAATTAATGTGGGGAGGGAGGACGTACCTCCTTACGGAGCAGCGTCCGACAGCTTGCTGGCGTTGCAGATGTTCATGCGGATAAAGATGTCAAAAAAAGGCTCTGCGCTACTTGAGAAGAAGGCATGGGTGCTCTATGGCATCACATCTGAACGGGAAGCTAACGCTGTGCCTACATTTAACAACGCAGCTCTTTGA
- the LOC116264313 gene encoding probable CCR4-associated factor 1 homolog 7 has product MSNDSVVIRSVWESNFRAEMNIVKQRAMSDHPFVSLTTRLLLCRERIPAGKAWGNPDINYIGLRVTVNGFKDVVQVGLALCDKLGRLPLCKETGKPCVWEFNLKPLEAEPDVTKEERFLKKFCSNVSAEQLRSEGIHPARFAADLRDCGLLMRRKISWVVFKGGLDFMALMRSWETQGAEGLTLEYAEFFRLLAFYFPLFYDMAAVLGFHPVYDNGTIDVTARSINVWRECEPVEGAASDSLLALRMFMRMKMMKKGCELLEKKAKVLFGVTSEQEAKAVPTFHMAPF; this is encoded by the coding sequence ATGTCCAACGACAGCGTTGTCATCAGAAGCGTATGGGAATCGAATTTCCGCGCAGAGATGAACATCGTAAAGCAGAGAGCCATGAGCGATCACCCTTTCGTCTCCCTGACCACCCGTCTTCTGTTATGCAGAGAGAGAATCCCCGCCGGAAAAGCCTGGGGCAACCCCGACATCAACTATATAGGACTCCGGGTGACTGTCAACGGGTTCAAGGACGTAGTTCAGGTGGGGCTTGCCTTGTGTGACAAGCTAGGGAGGCTACCGCTCTGCAAAGAGACGGGGAAGCCCTGTGTGTGGGAGTTCAACCTAAAGCCGCTGGAAGCTGAACCCGATGTCACAAAGGAGGAGCGGTTCTTGAAGAAGTTCTGCAGCAACGTCAGCGCCGAGCAGTTGAGGAGCGAAGGAATCCATCCGGCACGCTTCGCCGCCGATTTGCGTGACTGCGGCTTGCTCATGAGGCGCAAGATAAGTTGGGTGGTGTTCAAAGGCGGGCTGGACTTCATGGCGCTGATGAGGTCATGGGAAACGCAGGGGGCCGAGGGCTTAACCCTCGAGTACGCGGAATTCTTTAGGCTGCTTGCTTTTTACTTCCCCTTGTTCTACGACATGGCTGCGGTGCTCGGTTTCCACCCTGTGTACGACAACGGGACGATCGACGTCACCGCGCGGTCGATTAACGTGTGGAGGGAGTGCGAGCCTGTTGAGGGAGCAGCCTCCGATAGCCTGCTGGCGTTGCGCATGTTCATgcggatgaagatgatgaagaagggCTGCGAGCTGCTGGAGAAGAAGGCGAAGGTGCTCTTTGGAGTTACCTCCGAACAAGAAGCCAAAGCTGTGCCTACGTTTCACATGGCTCCATTTTGA